One stretch of Clavibacter michiganensis DNA includes these proteins:
- a CDS encoding catalase — protein sequence MTDQKYTTTDSGAPVASDEHSLSVGPDGAIPLHDHYLVEKLAQFNRERIPERVVHAKGGGAFGTFRVTGDVSAYTRASLFQPGAEVEMLARFSTVAGEQGSPDTWRDPRGFALKFYTDEGNYDLVGNNTPVFFIRDGIKFPDFIRSQKRLPGSHLRDHDMQWDFWTLSPESAHQVTWLMGDRGLPSSWRHMDGFGSHTYQWINAAGERFWVKYHFKTQQGIEILKQEQADQIAGEDADFHIRDLTEAIDRGDYPEWKLEVQIMPYEDAKSYRFNPFDLTKVWSQKDYPRIEVGTMTLNRNPENYFAQIEQAAFAPSNFVPGIQTSPDKMLLARIFSYADAHRYRVGTNHAQLPVNAPKSPVHSYSKDGQGRYTFQDAGTPVYAPNSHGGAHADPARAAESAGWEQDGELVRAAATLHAEDDDFVQARMLVNESMDDAQRERLVGNIVGHVSKVTTAELRARVIQYWTNVDGWLGAAVAAGLPPLAGDAPVAEATPGPTRDAEEVGVAAR from the coding sequence ATGACCGACCAGAAGTACACGACCACCGACTCCGGCGCCCCGGTCGCCAGCGACGAGCACTCGCTCTCCGTCGGCCCCGACGGCGCCATCCCGCTGCACGACCACTACCTCGTCGAGAAGCTCGCGCAGTTCAACCGCGAGCGCATCCCGGAGCGCGTCGTCCACGCCAAGGGCGGCGGGGCGTTCGGCACCTTCCGCGTCACGGGCGACGTGAGCGCGTACACGCGCGCCTCCCTCTTCCAGCCCGGCGCCGAGGTCGAGATGCTCGCGCGCTTCTCCACCGTCGCCGGCGAGCAGGGAAGCCCCGACACGTGGCGCGACCCCCGCGGCTTCGCGCTGAAGTTCTACACGGACGAGGGCAACTACGACCTCGTCGGCAACAACACGCCCGTCTTCTTCATCCGCGACGGGATCAAGTTCCCCGACTTCATCCGCTCGCAGAAGCGCCTGCCGGGCTCGCACCTCCGCGACCACGACATGCAGTGGGACTTCTGGACGCTCTCGCCCGAGTCGGCCCACCAGGTCACGTGGCTCATGGGCGACCGCGGCCTGCCGAGCTCGTGGCGCCACATGGACGGCTTCGGCTCGCACACCTACCAGTGGATCAACGCGGCCGGCGAGCGCTTCTGGGTGAAGTACCACTTCAAGACCCAGCAGGGCATCGAGATCCTCAAGCAGGAGCAGGCCGACCAGATCGCCGGCGAGGACGCCGACTTCCACATCCGCGACCTCACCGAGGCCATCGACCGCGGCGACTACCCGGAGTGGAAGCTCGAGGTGCAGATCATGCCCTACGAGGACGCCAAGTCGTACCGGTTCAACCCGTTCGACCTCACCAAGGTCTGGTCGCAGAAGGACTACCCGCGCATCGAGGTCGGCACCATGACCCTGAACCGCAACCCGGAGAACTACTTCGCGCAGATCGAGCAGGCCGCGTTCGCGCCCTCGAACTTCGTGCCCGGGATCCAGACCAGCCCCGACAAGATGCTCCTCGCGCGCATCTTCAGCTACGCCGACGCGCACCGCTACCGCGTGGGCACCAACCACGCGCAGCTGCCGGTGAACGCGCCGAAGTCGCCCGTGCACAGCTACTCGAAGGACGGCCAGGGGCGCTACACGTTCCAGGACGCCGGCACGCCCGTCTACGCGCCCAACTCGCATGGCGGCGCGCACGCCGACCCGGCTCGCGCCGCGGAGAGCGCCGGTTGGGAGCAGGACGGCGAGCTAGTCCGCGCGGCCGCCACGCTGCACGCGGAGGACGACGACTTCGTCCAGGCCCGGATGCTCGTCAACGAGTCGATGGACGACGCCCAGCGCGAGCGCCTCGTCGGCAACATCGTCGGCCACGTGAGCAAGGTCACCACGGCCGAGCTCCGCGCCCGCGTCATCCAGTACTGGACGAACGTGGACGGCTGGCTCGGTGCGGCCGTCGCCGCCGGCCTCCCGCCGCTCGCGGGTGACGCGCCCGTCGCCGAGGCCACCCCCGGCCCGACGCGCGACGCGGAGGAGGTCGGTGTCGCGGCTCGCTGA
- a CDS encoding GNAT family N-acetyltransferase — protein sequence MSAPRAVIRRVRAEDWREYRALRLEMLEDTPLAYLETLESALTRPDSDWQSRTLRASRPGNTAYAAVDPTTGRWLGAMNAYVGTDPTRVMLVSVYITPSARGRAAGVTDMLLDAVIAWARDRPHAQALRLEVHEDNPRARAYYERRGFVLTGRSVPYALDRTQKDLEMELPLA from the coding sequence GTGAGCGCGCCCCGTGCCGTGATCCGCCGCGTGCGCGCCGAGGACTGGCGCGAGTACCGCGCCCTCCGCCTCGAGATGCTCGAGGACACCCCGCTCGCCTACCTCGAGACGCTGGAGAGCGCGCTCACACGGCCCGACTCCGACTGGCAGAGCCGCACCCTGCGCGCGTCGCGTCCCGGCAACACGGCCTATGCCGCGGTGGATCCCACGACGGGTCGCTGGCTCGGCGCGATGAACGCCTACGTCGGCACCGACCCCACCCGCGTGATGCTCGTGAGCGTCTACATCACGCCGTCGGCGAGGGGTCGCGCCGCGGGCGTCACCGACATGCTCCTCGACGCCGTGATCGCCTGGGCCCGCGACCGCCCGCACGCGCAGGCCCTCCGCCTCGAGGTGCACGAGGACAACCCGCGCGCCCGCGCCTACTACGAGCGCCGCGGCTTCGTCCTCACGGGCCGCAGCGTGCCGTACGCGCTCGACCGCACGCAGAAGGACCTGGAGATGGAGCTGCCGCTGGCGTGA
- a CDS encoding GNAT family N-acetyltransferase has translation MGPRLSVVREGALDVADHEGIAALLALAFPDFAEGYAGARSWAGAQPELRILVHDGDELVAHAGIRRLFVELGDGQGDPADDLLMGSTGMVAVHPARQGQGLGTLLADGIRGALARLAVPFGLLETGAETTGYYARHGWLTLDGRTGHYNGFTLLGAAEVVHQDHGWMILPVTSPADAFPVGDLHVNGQLV, from the coding sequence ATGGGACCCCGCCTCTCCGTCGTCCGCGAGGGCGCGCTCGACGTCGCCGACCACGAGGGGATCGCGGCGCTGCTGGCCCTCGCCTTCCCCGACTTCGCCGAGGGCTACGCCGGCGCGCGCAGCTGGGCGGGCGCGCAGCCCGAGCTGCGGATCCTCGTGCACGACGGTGACGAGCTCGTGGCGCACGCCGGGATCCGCCGCCTCTTCGTGGAGCTGGGCGACGGCCAGGGCGACCCGGCCGACGACCTGCTCATGGGATCCACCGGCATGGTCGCCGTGCACCCGGCTCGGCAGGGGCAGGGCCTCGGCACGCTGCTCGCCGACGGGATCCGCGGTGCGCTCGCCCGCCTCGCCGTGCCCTTCGGACTGCTCGAGACGGGCGCGGAGACCACCGGCTACTACGCGCGGCACGGCTGGCTGACGCTCGACGGCCGCACCGGCCACTACAACGGCTTCACCCTGCTCGGCGCCGCGGAGGTCGTGCACCAGGACCACGGCTGGATGATCCTGCCCGTCACCTCGCCCGCCGACGCCTTCCCCGTGGGCGACCTGCACGTGAACGGACAGCTGGTGTGA
- a CDS encoding AI-2E family transporter, with protein MTTPQSVWQDKLGRLSIRCVQILAVLVVAIAIVYAAISLKLVVIPVIIALILACAVRPMVLWMERRGVPDALAAAIALLTGLVLFGGAITAVVFGVQSQWPTLVKATSEGIDQLQSFIQEGGLPIDSAQIDSIRQSAVDFLTSSQFGSGAIAGVSVAAEVVTGAILGLVVFFYFVKDGPQIWAFFIRPFRGRGRKRAVRVGHEGSKVLGGYIRGTATVALVDTVFIGAGLFILGVPLALPLSLVVFIGAFVPIVGATVAGILAALVALVTNDLLTAIIVIVIVVAVNQIEGNFLQPVVLGNALKLHGLVVLLALTAGTILGGIIGAILSVPLTAVAWTAWKIVMEPDEEDAEPPAPAPLEPVKKVARGLTAKLTGRSAPESSR; from the coding sequence ATGACCACCCCGCAGTCCGTCTGGCAGGACAAGCTCGGCCGCCTCTCCATCCGCTGCGTGCAGATCCTGGCGGTCCTCGTGGTCGCCATCGCGATCGTGTACGCCGCCATCTCGCTCAAGCTCGTCGTGATCCCGGTGATCATCGCGCTGATCCTCGCGTGCGCCGTGCGCCCGATGGTGCTCTGGATGGAGCGCCGCGGCGTCCCCGACGCGCTCGCCGCGGCCATCGCGCTCCTCACCGGGCTCGTGCTGTTCGGCGGCGCGATCACGGCCGTCGTCTTCGGCGTGCAGAGCCAGTGGCCGACGCTCGTGAAGGCCACCAGCGAGGGCATCGACCAGCTGCAGTCCTTCATCCAGGAGGGCGGGCTGCCCATCGACTCCGCGCAGATCGACTCGATCCGCCAGTCGGCTGTGGACTTCCTCACCAGCAGCCAGTTCGGATCCGGCGCCATCGCGGGCGTCTCCGTCGCCGCCGAGGTCGTCACGGGGGCGATCCTCGGGCTCGTCGTCTTCTTCTACTTCGTCAAGGACGGGCCGCAGATCTGGGCCTTCTTCATCCGCCCGTTCCGCGGTCGCGGCCGGAAGCGCGCGGTGCGCGTCGGTCACGAGGGATCGAAGGTGCTCGGCGGCTACATCCGCGGCACGGCGACCGTGGCGCTCGTCGACACCGTCTTCATCGGCGCGGGCCTCTTCATCCTGGGCGTGCCGCTCGCGCTGCCGCTGTCGCTCGTGGTGTTCATCGGCGCGTTCGTGCCGATCGTCGGCGCCACGGTCGCGGGCATCCTGGCTGCGCTCGTCGCGCTGGTGACCAACGACCTGCTGACGGCGATCATCGTGATCGTCATCGTCGTCGCCGTGAACCAGATCGAGGGCAACTTCCTGCAGCCCGTGGTGCTCGGCAACGCGCTCAAGCTCCACGGCCTGGTCGTGCTGCTGGCCCTGACCGCCGGCACGATCCTCGGCGGCATCATCGGCGCGATCCTCTCCGTGCCGCTCACCGCCGTGGCCTGGACCGCCTGGAAGATCGTGATGGAGCCGGACGAGGAGGACGCGGAGCCGCCGGCGCCCGCGCCCCTCGAACCGGTGAAGAAGGTCGCGCGCGGCCTCACCGCGAAGCTCACGGGCCGCTCCGCTCCCGAGTCCTCGCGGTGA
- a CDS encoding DUF1206 domain-containing protein → MSATGAAAGLQRSPGFAVAARLGHAVNGLLHLLIGVVAFRLATGGGGEADQSGALGSIAGSPGGRVLLWVVVVGLLGLGLWQLVETVLARGEDAKRTWAARAKELGKAVAYLAIAATALRFATGGSSDSSEQTQSLSARLLAAPGGVVLLVVLGLAVVAVGVYFGFKGATKRFREDISVPSGSLGRGITALGVAGYIAKGVALVAVGVLFVIGAVTADPSRATGLDGALQSLAGLPAGVAVLAITGLGLIAYGLYCGARARYAKL, encoded by the coding sequence GTGAGCGCGACCGGCGCCGCGGCGGGCCTCCAGCGCTCGCCCGGCTTCGCCGTCGCCGCGCGCCTCGGGCACGCGGTCAACGGACTCCTGCACCTGCTGATCGGCGTGGTCGCGTTCCGCCTCGCGACGGGCGGCGGCGGCGAGGCCGACCAGTCCGGCGCGCTCGGCTCCATCGCGGGATCGCCGGGCGGTCGCGTGCTGCTCTGGGTCGTCGTGGTCGGGCTCCTCGGTCTCGGCCTCTGGCAGCTCGTCGAGACCGTGCTCGCGCGCGGCGAGGACGCGAAGCGCACCTGGGCGGCGCGCGCCAAGGAGCTCGGCAAGGCCGTCGCGTACCTGGCGATCGCGGCGACCGCGCTGCGCTTCGCGACCGGCGGATCCAGCGACTCGTCCGAGCAGACGCAGTCGCTCAGCGCGCGGCTCCTCGCGGCGCCCGGCGGCGTCGTGCTGCTCGTGGTCCTCGGGCTCGCCGTCGTCGCGGTCGGCGTCTACTTCGGCTTCAAGGGCGCGACGAAGCGCTTCCGGGAGGACATCTCCGTGCCGTCGGGCTCGCTCGGGCGCGGGATCACGGCGCTCGGCGTCGCGGGCTACATCGCCAAGGGCGTCGCGCTCGTCGCGGTCGGCGTGCTGTTCGTCATCGGCGCGGTCACGGCCGATCCGAGCCGCGCCACCGGCCTCGACGGCGCGCTCCAGTCGCTCGCGGGGCTGCCCGCGGGCGTCGCCGTGCTCGCGATCACGGGGCTCGGCCTCATCGCGTACGGCCTGTACTGCGGCGCTCGCGCGCGCTACGCGAAGCTGTGA